Proteins encoded in a region of the Anopheles aquasalis chromosome 2, idAnoAquaMG_Q_19, whole genome shotgun sequence genome:
- the LOC126569305 gene encoding fibrinogen-like protein A, producing MKLRVGLIVFCSVFCVGAGDSGAECEDNVKYSMDGMLGFGLELILSKLEIIEHKLQKTDGRLQKIEKEVKEQKSDQKKVAASLNELRSNQNKSLNEICATLQNLDGYFVLNVTGLQNRTHETEAGALQKLDQAVGRVPAIQNNVLPSSCKDVLPSSTASGTYLIRANSSSEPFRVFCEQRSYGGGWIMIQYRYDGSLDFYRGWNEFRDGFGDLKKEFWLGLEKVHQMTKARKHELIVELKDFSGEYKFALYDGFEIGSESEGYVLKNLGSYSGTAGDAMRRSKGRKFSTKDRLNEMSLECFQRHEGAWWQECYPFSNLNGRYVNSPDQKSMFWWRFKDSIDGLSYSRMMIRELE from the coding sequence ATGAAGCTGCGTGTTGGATTAATCGTGTTTTGTTCAGTTTTCTGTGTTGGCGCAGGTGATAGTGGTGCCGAGTGTGAGGACAATGTTAAGTATTCAATGGATGGGATGCTTGGATTCGGGTTAGAGCTGATCCTGTCCAAGTTAGAAATAATAGAACACAAATTGCAGAAGACAGATGGCAGGCTACagaaaatagagaaagagGTCAAGGAACAGAAATCGGACCAAAAAAAGGTAGCTGCTTCGTTGAACGAACTTCGatccaaccaaaacaaaagcttGAACGAAATATGTGCCACGCTTCAGAATCTCGACGGTTATTTCGTGCTTAATGTAACCGGTCTGCAAAATCGAACTCATGAGACGGAAGCAGGGGCATTACAAAAACTCGATCAAGCTGTCGGACGGGTGCCAGCAATTCAGAACAATGTTTTACCGTCGTCTTGCAAAGATGTGCTGCCTTCATCGACTGCCTCGGGAACATATCTAATCCGTGCAAACAGTAGTAGTGAACCGTTCAGAGTTTTTTGTGAGCAGCGATCGtacggtggtggatggatcATGATCCAGTACCGGTACGATGGCTCATTAGATTTCTACCGTGGTTGGAATGAGTTCCGCGACGGGTTTggtgatttaaaaaaagagtTTTGGTTGGGTTTGGAGAAAGTTCATCAGATGACAAAGGCCCGTAAGCACGAGCTGATTGTTGAATTGAAAGACTTTAGTGGAGAATACAAGTTCGCGCTGTATGATGGATTCGAAATAGGGAGTGAAAGTGAAGGATATGTCCTGAAGAATCTCGGATCGTATAGTGGGACTGCTGGCGATGCAATGAGAAGAAGCAAGGGTCGAAAGTTTTCAACGAAAGACCGTCTTAATGAAATGTCTCTAGAATGTTTTCAACGGCACGAAGGTGCATGGTGGCAAGAGTGTTAtcctttttcaaatttaaacgGGCGGTACGTGAATTCTCCCGAtcaaaaatcaatgttttggtGGCGGTTCAAAGACAGTATAGATGGATTGAGTTACTCCAGAATGATGATCCGGGAATTGGAATAG
- the LOC126580716 gene encoding uncharacterized protein LOC126580716 isoform X2 codes for MNASIVVLTLTCLFKVALSTSLLPDGTGGQGASDLAIDGQGSDDERINYITLNGNGYTDNELASSSASSSTTSPEDGDADGLTEGLLRWTASSEAQDLVPRLLRMNPDLLDSLRAAIALDANMINRQNMDVSGDLLASHQGVYDRLYGYGPLRSVYPKRAPTGFTGMRGRRVPSGFNGVRGKKSVSVYSWKNSAIEGGNQKSFKDGKRAPSGFLGMRGKKNFDVGPDQRWRMDDLIDNEQLKEYPNYLILDPTMGPSLHINSSPPKRVPNGFMGLRGKKDCC; via the exons ATGAACGCATCGATTGTGGTGTTAACACTGACCTGCCTCTTCAAAGTGGCCCTTTCCACCAGCCTGCTACCGGACGGAACCGGTGGACAGGGAGCCTCG GATCTAGCCATCGATGGACAGGGCAGTGATGACGAGCGGATAAATTACATTACACTCAATGGCAATGGCTACACAGATAACgagttggcgtcgtcgtcggcgtcatcGTCCACGACCTCACCGGAGGATGGAGATGCCGATGGGCTAACGGAGGGATTGCTTCGATGGACGGCCAGTTCCGAGGCGCAGGATCTGGTACCACGTTTGCTGCGCATGAATCCGGATTTGTTGGACAGTTTGAG AGCGGCCATTGCACTTGATGCCAACATGATCAACAGACAGAATATGGACGTTTCGGGCGATCTGCTTGCC AGTCACCAAGGGGTATACGATCGTCTGTACGGATATGGTCCACTTCGAAGCGTCTATCCGAAGCGTGCACCAACTGGCTTTACCGGGATGCGAGGACGAAGAGTTCCTTCTGGATTCAATG GCGTCCGCGGCAAAAAGTCGGTCTCGGTGTACAGCTGGAAGAACAGCGCGATCGAGGGAGGAAACCAGAAGTCCTTCAAAGATGGCAAACGGGCACCGTCGGGATTCTTAG GAATGCGCGGTAAGAAGAACTTCGATGTGGGTCCAGATCAACGATGGAGGATGGACGATCTG ATCGATAACGAGCAGCTAAAAGAGTATCCGAATTACCTGATACTGGATCCAACGATGGGACCATCCCTCCACATCAACTCCTCTCCACCGAAGCGAGTTCCGAATGGTTTCATGGGGCTCCGCGGAAAGAAG GACTGCTGCTAA
- the LOC126580716 gene encoding uncharacterized protein LOC126580716 isoform X1 → MNASIVVLTLTCLFKVALSTSLLPDGTGGQGASVRDLAIDGQGSDDERINYITLNGNGYTDNELASSSASSSTTSPEDGDADGLTEGLLRWTASSEAQDLVPRLLRMNPDLLDSLRAAIALDANMINRQNMDVSGDLLASHQGVYDRLYGYGPLRSVYPKRAPTGFTGMRGRRVPSGFNGVRGKKSVSVYSWKNSAIEGGNQKSFKDGKRAPSGFLGMRGKKNFDVGPDQRWRMDDLIDNEQLKEYPNYLILDPTMGPSLHINSSPPKRVPNGFMGLRGKKDCC, encoded by the exons ATGAACGCATCGATTGTGGTGTTAACACTGACCTGCCTCTTCAAAGTGGCCCTTTCCACCAGCCTGCTACCGGACGGAACCGGTGGACAGGGAGCCTCGGTAAGG GATCTAGCCATCGATGGACAGGGCAGTGATGACGAGCGGATAAATTACATTACACTCAATGGCAATGGCTACACAGATAACgagttggcgtcgtcgtcggcgtcatcGTCCACGACCTCACCGGAGGATGGAGATGCCGATGGGCTAACGGAGGGATTGCTTCGATGGACGGCCAGTTCCGAGGCGCAGGATCTGGTACCACGTTTGCTGCGCATGAATCCGGATTTGTTGGACAGTTTGAG AGCGGCCATTGCACTTGATGCCAACATGATCAACAGACAGAATATGGACGTTTCGGGCGATCTGCTTGCC AGTCACCAAGGGGTATACGATCGTCTGTACGGATATGGTCCACTTCGAAGCGTCTATCCGAAGCGTGCACCAACTGGCTTTACCGGGATGCGAGGACGAAGAGTTCCTTCTGGATTCAATG GCGTCCGCGGCAAAAAGTCGGTCTCGGTGTACAGCTGGAAGAACAGCGCGATCGAGGGAGGAAACCAGAAGTCCTTCAAAGATGGCAAACGGGCACCGTCGGGATTCTTAG GAATGCGCGGTAAGAAGAACTTCGATGTGGGTCCAGATCAACGATGGAGGATGGACGATCTG ATCGATAACGAGCAGCTAAAAGAGTATCCGAATTACCTGATACTGGATCCAACGATGGGACCATCCCTCCACATCAACTCCTCTCCACCGAAGCGAGTTCCGAATGGTTTCATGGGGCTCCGCGGAAAGAAG GACTGCTGCTAA